One Hevea brasiliensis isolate MT/VB/25A 57/8 chromosome 6, ASM3005281v1, whole genome shotgun sequence genomic window, CGAGTTTTACCAGCACTGGGTACTTAGCACCTTGGGCTCttataccatcggtcacatagtgtctaccCGATATGCAATATAATGGCTTAAGAGCCAAAATAATCGTAGATGTGGAAATATCATAACTAGCACTGGACACTCGGTGCCTCCGGCCGTCATACCAGTAGACATATAAATGTCTACCAAGTATGCAATATAATTGGGCTTAAAAGCCATAGCCAGTACTGCTAAACTCGTCTCTTCTtagtatgccaatctatccaatccatACACAAAtgtctaggcatacatgggcaatttAACATCTTTAGTCATTCAATGTTCTCATTATCACATCATATGTAGCATTCCAATCAtagtgggaacataagtcccgaTCACATATTCATAGGGTATATATATTCATCAAACCATTAGTGTTAAATACAAATCACAATTCAAGTCATTTTGTGATTGTTCCATGAATTTTGGAATTTGTACTTTAATTTCCCTCATAGATTTGGCCAAGATACAAAATcaatttggccatacttccttcatgaaagttgtaggtttatgtcttatgttTAATTTGGCTTTGGAATTACTCAATTTGTATTtgtgtagctcaaattatggctATTTTACGAAAACTGGTCCAATGACTAATTCTGGTTTTAGGTCAGTCCAGAACAGGGCAAGTTTCTGGAACTAGTTTTTTAAGCCATTTTGGATATGTTACAGTCATAATTTAACTCTATGTTCTCCATatgaattgttctcctatgtttcagggttacacaggttcaagaatcactcaatttgcagttttgtagagtgagttatggctgatTGATCAACCCTTACTCACGGACACAATTTCCTGCAATTTCTAGGTTTTCAGGTCAGTATTCCACTCAACATTCAAGTGTCTTACATCTAGAATTTGGGTATGGTCTCTAAAccaaagttgtaggcctatgtcttaggtttccagatcATTTTGAATCATCTCATTTGGAGTTATATACTAAAAGTTATGCCCTAAATATCACACAGAGGTCAAATGGCAATTTGCTGAAATCTcaagaaatttcagttttagtgttTAGCACTTGTCCTAACAATTCAAACCATTTGCCCTAGGATTTTGGCCTAGGCCAAAACACAAAAGTTGTAGCTATGTGTCTTAGCTATAATTGGGTTTAAGTTTCACAGCAATTAGATTTATATAGCTCAACTTATAGCTAATTGAGCACACTAGACTTAAGCTGTCCAAAATCTGCCTCAACACACAACTCTACATTCCATCAACTAATTTGGTATCTCCTTAACATATTCCAACAATTTTACACATCTAAGAGTTATAATATACACTCAATTGCATCAATTAGGGTATAAACAAGAAAATCCCTAATCATACCAAACCCTAGCCATACTTCTTAAAACTTCAAAATTAAGAGGGATTCATAGCACTTACCTTGTTCTTCAAGCTCTCCTTAGCTTCAATTCACCTTCAAACCACCCAAAGTCCTCACTCCCTTAGTGAACCCTCCTTGGCCGAAATTCCTCTTCTCTAACTCCCAAATTCTCTTGGTTTCTTGAGTGTTTTCTTCTTTTCAATGCTCAATTCAGTGGTTTCTATTGATTTCCTAAGAAAATCATGGAAAGAATTTAGGGATTCAAGCTTGGTAAGGTGTTTTAATGGAAGAAttttgagagagatgagagagagcaAGGTGGacgagaaaatgaagaagaagaagatgaattttcatttcaattattggcttttatattaattaaatactcAATTGcaattttatatatatgtgtaatggcaattttgtaattaacttgaaTTTATAATCATTAGATTTTGACTTTTTCAATGATTatgtttaattttcataatccaaattaattaaattaatcttagttcattaatttaataactctcattttttgtcaatattagacctttaaatttaattaatcaaattttgctcttaccgggTTTCGGTCCGTCTTTTCCATAATACCCAATAAGTCCTTATCTTCCTTAACTTTGTGCCTATTTCTGTTCATTTAATTCATCAATTAAGTCTTCATTAAGGGCCTCATAGGGTTCTTCATGGATTTATTGTAGCACTGAACTCACTGTCATTTCCTAGTGAGGTCACCCATCACCAGGATTGTACTCATTTAACCCATTTACactccacttcttttatttttctttacccttaattgatctttatttaatttaattataactcctcactctagtttaagtgtggttCCATACATTCTAGTTATTTGAACAGACCTTAGttactgaaacagtagaacgtacggaactgcctatagtgaggatgttacaggtgTGATTTTTCACAACAATTGGTATTATAGCTGTGTTTTAAGATGTCAAAGATGGCTAGCATAAAATTTGAGGTGGAGtcgtttgataaaaaaaaataatttcagtttATGGCAAAGCACCGTGAAGGATGTCATTGTACAATAAGATTAATTAAAGCATTGAACGAGAAGCAACCGGCGACTATGAAAGATAATGATTGGGAGGAAATTCAACAAAGGGCTGTAAGTACGATTAGATTGACATTAGCCCCAGATGTAAAGTACAATGTCTTGGAGGATACTTCGCCAGTTAttctatggaagaaattgaagagtttGTACATGACAAAGTCACTCACAAATCATTTGTACTTGAAGAAGGAGTTGCACCAACTCAGAATGGATGAAGGTACTGATGTGAGGAATcaccttaatatttttaataaattaattatccaaTTGGCTAGTGTTGGTGTAAAGGTTGATGAAGAAGATAAAGCCCTCTTGCTTTTAACCTCTCTCCCACAATCTTATAAAAGCTTGGTGACAGTCCTAACAGTTAGAAAGGAGACTTTGAAGGTGGAGAAGGTTACTACAGTTATCTTAGATGATAAAAAGTTTAAGAAAACAGGTAGTAGCAATGAAGATGGAGCTTTTGTTGCTAATTCTATTCGTGGTAGAAGCAATTCACGTGGAAACAATTGGAGAAGGAATAATAGATTGGGCTCGAGACTACAGGTAGACCTTGAAAATAGAGAATGCTACTACTATAATGAGAAGGATCACATTCAATTTTATTGTATGAAGATGAAAGAAGATATTACAGAGTTTAAACAATTTAAGAAGAgtcacgaaaaaaaaaaaaaagaaggaaccaCTGCAATTGTAATGGATAATAGTGTTGATGATGAATGTTTTAATATGGATGATGATAAGAAAaaagcaaaagatccattacaaGATGAGTGGTTAATGGATTCTACTCGCCCATTCAATATTTGCTCAAAGAATGAGTGGTTTAATGTAGTTGAAGAGAATGAAcgaaagaaagtgaagctaggAATAAGATAGAAGTTAAAGGTGTTGGAAGAGTGAACATCAACGTGCATGGTGATCAAGTAAAAGTGTTCGATGAAGTGAGGTATGTTCCAAAATTTGAAAGGAATTTAATTTCCTCAGGTAAGTTGGATTCTTTGGGTTATGGGTGTTCAATTTATGGTAGAGTCATAAGAGTTACCCGATGTGCTCTTGTGATCATGAAGGGTGAGAAGATTGGTGCAAAAAATCTCTACAAATTGAAAGTAAGCAATTTGATTGGAAAAATGCAAGTAGAAACAAAAGGTAACATCAACAATCAAGAGTGTAAGGAAGTACCCAATAGAAAACTAACTTTTGCAGAAATTGTGAAGACTAATTCCATTTGACTTGGAGGTGGAAATTGCTAGAGTTCAAGTCTAATtggaattaggaagtataattagtttaggaagtttagtagaatttaaattatgaagtttaataattagagttctAAAAGGACTAAGTTTTAatggcttatatatatatatatatatatatatatatatatatatatatatatatatatatatatttaattgatgGCCATTATATGGAATGTATTGCACAGAGCTCAGAAAGCGGAGAGGTATATTTGAATTctgtgagttttgtttgagtgattttgagggttatatatatatatatatatatatatatatatatatatttaattgatgGCCATTATATGGAATGTATTGCACAGAGCTCAGAAAGCGGAGAGGTATATTTGAATTctgtgagttttgtttgagtgattttgagggtaagaaaaataattagtgattgtaattttttttttcttgatagtGGATTTGTTGGTGGAGTAAACTTACGCCAAGCTAtattaaattttgtgttctttacTTTGTGTGGGTGTGATTTTTCACAACAGTACCAAAAGAACTGGTTGccaatttggtcattttgcagactTTGAAGCTGTCAGGTAATAGATTTCATGGCCAAATATTTTCAGCCCACTTTAACTTGATTTTGATACAGTTTTTGCACCTAGAGAACAATCAGTTTACAGGATCTCTTTCAAATGTGATCTTGAGAATCTCTCAGCTTGCTGTATTGGATATCAACAACAACAACATCTCTGGTGGTATTACTACTTGGATGGGCAACATGATACATTTGAGGACACTTACAATGAGAAACAATCAATTGTAAGGTCCACTTCCATGTATTTGTCTCCCATTCAGTTTTGTTGACCTTTCTTGGAGATATTTGAGAGGATTAATACCTACTTGCTTGGAGCTACAGGGTTTTTATTTGCAAGGGAACAAATTCATAGGTTCAATACTAGAATCTATACTCAACTCTTCAACACTGTCAATCTTGGACACCAGAGACAATAATTTGTCTGGCAAGATTCCTGATTCAATAACTTCACTTCCCAATTTACAAGTTCTTTTGCTGAAAGGAAATCATCTTAGTGGTGCAATTCCAATTCAGTTATGTCAATTGAATCAAACAGGATTCATGGATCTGTCGAACAACTTTTTGTCTTGGTCGAGGAACCGTTGAATTACTACTCGTTTTATTCCAGCATATTTTAAGCATACATATTATGCCTATGGAAGCATCCTGCTAGGTCAGTACGCAGTTTATGATCCAAATGATGGTTTTAAATATGAAAATGATGCCACTGACTTCCTCACTAAAAGCAAGTCTCGATCTTATGAAGTTGAAATTCCACATGAACTAGGAAAACTGTGTCAGATTTATGCACTAAACTTGTCTCACAATCAATTGGCAAGCTCCATCCCAAGAACTTTATCGAACCTGAGGCAAGTAGAGAGCTTGGATCTTTTTTATAATGACTTAACTGGAGAAATCCCACCAGAACTCACAGATCTACACTTCCTGAAGTTCTTCAACGTGGCTTACAACAACTTATCAGGTACGGTCCCAGCCATCAAGCCACAATTTGGAACATTTGATAAAAGCAGCTACGAAGGAAATCCGTTTCTTTGTGGACTACCGTTAGTTAAAAGCTGCGGAGCTTATGTTGCACCACAAAACTTGCAAGCATCTTCTTCAGATGAAGATGAAAGGAATTGATTCAAAGTTCATTGTGAAGTTTCCTGCCCTGCAACTTTTGCGTCATCATACGTATGGTTATCAATTATCATTAGATTACTCTTCATAAGCACTTGGTGGCAATACTATATTTGGATTTCGTTACTTGTACGTTATCGCCACTGCTTATTTCAAATTCAGATTTCTCCATCCACTCCCCACTAAACTATTTAGTTATTCACAAGTAAGATACTAAAATATCCTTTGTTGGCCTTCTGAATTGGCAACAATCTAAGGTTTCAGAAGAACACAAAATCTCCTTCGGTCATAAGCGAAGAAGGCAGAGGGCTGGCAGAAGAACAGTTCTGGTAGGTGGACATGAGTCAGGACAGAGTTTCAGTAGAATAAATTAGCAAGAGGGAAAACAACCAAgtaatcatatttattatttcagAGTCAATATAAACGTAGACAGGAATTAACAATGTATCTATCAAGGATTAATCTCAGTGATTTTAGTGGAAAACTAAGGacaaagaaataattaaaaaagaaaagaagaaaaagggcATATAGCAGCAACATGAATTTCTACATATTGAAAGACCAGTCAATTCAAAAGTTCTTTCCACAGCTTCGCACCAAgaatccatcttcttcctcccacaATTATTTTTTTTCGGTGGACACCTCCcacaattattttaattaaaattttacaaaataatttttaaaatttaaaatatggaaattaatattttattattaaaaaaaataatattaaaaataatattttgtatttttcttCAAAAATGGAGCCTATTTGGAATTAAACCCGAAGTTCTAAGTTTATTTAgccaaaatttcaaaatcggCTTATTTAGACTTTCCAAAAATTTAGGGGACTTATTTAAACTTATCTCGTCaaatttattattgttgataaattttaagtgaataaatcCTCATATTTGTATTTATCATAGATTTTAAGTTTATATGATTCTTTTCTCTCATGTAAtagagtttttattcatttttgttGTTGATATATTTTGTTTTTTCAAAAGAATACTCTACAAAATGCAAATCCATTATTTAAAAGGAGATTTAAATTTGAAGGTCGTCGTCTGATAAGACCCATGAGAAAATTATAAAGTCAAAAGGTAGAGCCCTATTGGTCGATTTACGTATCATTATCAAATTTTTCaaattagttatatatatatatatatatatatatatatatatatatatattattttttatttttataaaaaaaatattaataataaaaatttgaaaaaaaaaaagataaggaatcttttcaaattattttttttaatatttttacatatgcTTGGATTTTGTAAAATACGTTTAAAGCACAATAAGTCCCTATTAACCCACATGCTTTGCCCCTTAAAGAGACTTGATTTGAAAGCTACTTTGCTAAATTGAAAGCTACCagatatctaattcatgattttttttttttgaacaggAGAAATATCAAATGCATGATTTATGGCTTTTTCACATCTAATATATGCATTTTTAAATATCAAATATATGATTACCGGCTTTCACTTTTGCATTTAAGTACTTCTCGCTATCAAATGCATGATTTCCGGTTATCATCTTTCTAATTTTAACCAAATCGCTTGATTTTTGGCTTTCACATTAATTTATTGTCCTCCTGAATCtcagatattaaaaaaatattatgttattatattaggattaatttaaatttaatttgagtTTTTTTAGCCAAAAATCATTTTGGTCTTActtgattattaattaaaaatttaagagcTTATtccgtcttttttttttttcataatttagtctattattaattattttatttttattttttaaaaataaatattttaatgagAAATGACTTCGTAACTTGGTAATCGACTCAATATGTAAATCGAACCGACCTTGCTCAAAAAGATGAGACCCAATATGATTTTAAAcacaaaataatttgaaaatgaatttcatTGGACCACTTGCCAACTCTATCCAAAGcacttaaaatataattttaaatgcaGCCCCAGtattattattttagttgttACTAAAATATACATAATTTTAAATATGTTAGTAAAaggttattaaaaattaattttaaattaaatttgatatttttaattataagaacttcaaatcaaataaataatatttttaaattattcttaaatagtattttctttaaaaatatatttttaaatacaaTTACAAATAAActcttaaaaattgaaaattacagatgggttatatatatacatatatatatgattgCCGGCTTTCGCTTTTGAATTTAAGCGCTTTTCAGTATCAAATGCATGATATCGGGCTCTCACCTTTTAAATTTTAGTACCAAATCACTTGATTTTCGGCTTTTATATTCATTGTCCCCTCTCTCATATACAATTTTGCGAGAATTCAGTTTTAATTGatcttttttaattaatattttttatttaaaataaaaattttaattattttcaaataaataaaaataaatttaattattttaaaatttaattattttaaaatttaattaatttttttataaataatatttattgaaTTCCTTTTTTATAAATGATGTATTTCAAACAACGCATGTAGCTCCGAATTGTGATACTTGCAAATTTTTTGAAAGAAAATTTCAAGCAACTATCTTCTTTATCTTCATATTATTTTCACCggtcattaaaatttataattactaCTCCTTGCCGGTCTCTCATATGGAGactctaattttaaatttttaatattacaataaataatattaaaataaaatgataatttacTCAATGAAATTAATCTAGCTAATTAC contains:
- the LOC110665150 gene encoding cuscuta receptor 1-like, with the protein product MKGEKIGAKNLYKLKVSNLIGKMQVETKVPKELVANLVILQTLKLSVFAPREQSVYRISFKCDLENLSACCIGYQQQQHLWWYYYLDGQHDTFEDTYNEKQSIGFYLQGNKFIGSILESILNSSTLSILDTRDNNLSGKIPDSITSLPNLQVLLLKGNHLSAYFKHTYYAYGSILLGQYAVYDPNDGFKYENDATDFLTKSKSRSYEVEIPHELGKLCQIYALNLSHNQLASSIPRTLSNLRQVESLDLFYNDLTGEIPPELTDLHFLKFFNVAYNNLSGTVPAIKPQFGTFDKSSYEGNPFLCGLPLVKSCGAYVAPQNLQASSSDEDERN